One part of the Chryseobacterium mulctrae genome encodes these proteins:
- a CDS encoding tyrosine-type recombinase/integrase encodes MPGFTELLSRFERTVSVLGRSQSTFNNYSRHVAAVSLHFGKIPTELDPEQIHDYLFYLQKKSRSPSQSYFKHTVYGLRFLLKSEGLSYDYLSLPEIKKEKKLPVVLSKQEVWQMLSCCKLLKHKILIGLLYGCGLRCLEVRNLRLCDLDFYRKQLKVVQGKGKKDRYLPLSEHLIRGLKKYIEAEKPEDFLFGEPRANRAGGEFDSRYSQRGVQWAVKQASKTAKILKEVSVHTLRHSFATHLLEDGMNIVSIKNLLGHENIETTLVYLQIAQLSTQKLFSPLDTLFEECRAK; translated from the coding sequence GTGCCTGGTTTTACAGAACTTTTAAGCCGTTTTGAACGTACGGTTTCGGTGTTGGGACGCAGTCAGAGCACGTTCAATAATTACTCCAGACACGTCGCGGCGGTGTCGCTGCATTTCGGGAAAATCCCGACAGAATTGGATCCTGAGCAGATCCACGATTACCTTTTTTACCTTCAGAAAAAATCAAGATCACCCTCGCAATCGTATTTTAAACACACGGTTTACGGACTTCGGTTTCTGTTGAAATCGGAAGGTTTGAGCTACGATTATCTAAGTCTTCCGGAAATTAAAAAAGAGAAAAAACTGCCTGTTGTGCTCAGTAAACAGGAGGTTTGGCAGATGTTGTCATGCTGTAAACTTTTAAAACATAAAATCTTAATCGGGTTGCTTTACGGTTGCGGATTGCGCTGTCTGGAGGTCAGAAATCTCCGTTTATGCGATTTGGATTTTTACCGAAAACAGCTGAAAGTGGTTCAGGGAAAAGGCAAAAAAGACCGCTATTTGCCTTTGTCGGAACATTTGATTCGGGGTTTGAAAAAATATATTGAAGCGGAAAAACCGGAAGATTTTCTCTTTGGAGAACCTCGAGCAAATCGTGCAGGTGGAGAATTCGATTCAAGATATTCGCAACGTGGCGTACAATGGGCGGTGAAACAGGCTTCAAAAACGGCAAAAATATTGAAAGAAGTGAGTGTTCATACGCTTCGGCACAGTTTTGCGACGCATCTTTTGGAGGATGGGATGAACATTGTGAGCATCAAAAATCTCCTCGGCCACGAAAACATCGAAACGACCCTCGTTTACCTTCAAATCGCCCAACTTTCTACCCAAAAACTCTTCTCTCCACTGGATACTTTGTTTGAGGAATGCAGAGCGAAGTAG
- a CDS encoding IS91 family transposase — MQSEVVGFEFVKSQNSSFKFNENQRLEISKIQSAQPESQPRYEVADVLNILGSKLENLGLNSWQLRTLFALKKCRTSALGGHIDACDECGNISISYNSCRNRHCPKCQGKNREKWIENRETELLPVPYFHVVFTVPEVLNKTALHAPKMLYDILFESAWETLQTFGENRGLKMGMIAILHTWGQNLSLHPHLHCIVPGGGVDENGVWKNIRSDGNFLFPVKALSKVFRAKFCEKLKVRLSLKCNKNQTENDENQFENRKNEAETYEKLRQKLWEKPWVVFAKKPFGSPKSVVEYLGRYTHKIAISNQRIRKVDAENVTLEYKDYRQKGIKKQMVLSHEEFIRRFAMHILPKRFVKIRHYGFLSSTWKRMKLKNLQQNLGIQPKGKFPPKTFQPKCSCCKVGNLVTIATFDLRGPPLWFLEMSQNFEKPKI, encoded by the coding sequence ATGCAGAGCGAAGTAGTTGGTTTTGAATTTGTTAAAAGCCAAAATTCAAGCTTTAAATTTAATGAAAATCAACGTTTAGAAATCTCAAAAATACAGTCTGCTCAACCTGAATCTCAACCTCGATACGAAGTCGCAGATGTGTTGAATATTTTAGGTTCAAAACTAGAAAATTTAGGATTAAATTCCTGGCAATTAAGAACTTTATTTGCGTTAAAAAAGTGCCGTACATCGGCTTTGGGCGGTCATATTGACGCTTGTGACGAATGCGGAAATATCAGCATCAGCTACAACTCCTGCCGAAACCGGCACTGCCCGAAATGTCAGGGCAAAAACCGCGAAAAATGGATTGAAAACCGGGAAACCGAACTGCTTCCAGTGCCTTATTTTCACGTGGTTTTTACCGTTCCGGAAGTGCTGAACAAAACCGCACTTCATGCTCCGAAAATGTTGTATGATATTTTATTTGAATCGGCTTGGGAAACGCTGCAAACCTTTGGTGAAAATCGAGGTTTAAAAATGGGAATGATCGCTATTTTGCATACTTGGGGACAGAATCTGAGTCTGCATCCGCATTTGCACTGCATCGTTCCGGGTGGCGGCGTGGATGAAAACGGAGTTTGGAAAAACATCAGAAGCGACGGTAATTTTTTGTTTCCTGTAAAGGCTTTGAGCAAAGTTTTCAGGGCTAAATTTTGTGAGAAGCTGAAGGTTCGGTTATCATTAAAATGTAATAAAAATCAGACGGAAAATGATGAAAATCAATTTGAAAACCGAAAAAATGAAGCAGAAACTTATGAAAAACTCAGACAAAAACTTTGGGAAAAACCTTGGGTAGTTTTCGCTAAAAAACCCTTTGGCAGCCCGAAATCTGTGGTGGAATATTTGGGAAGATATACGCACAAAATCGCGATCAGCAACCAGAGAATCAGGAAAGTTGATGCGGAAAATGTAACGTTGGAGTACAAAGATTACCGCCAAAAAGGCATCAAAAAGCAGATGGTTTTGAGCCATGAGGAGTTTATCCGCCGTTTTGCGATGCATATTTTGCCGAAAAGATTTGTGAAAATCCGCCATTACGGTTTTCTCAGCAGCACATGGAAACGAATGAAGCTAAAAAATCTGCAACAGAATTTAGGCATTCAGCCCAAAGGAAAATTTCCACCCAAAACTTTTCAGCCGAAATGTAGTTGCTGCAAAGTTGGGAATTTGGTAACGATTGCAACGTTCGATTTGCGCGGTCCGCCCCTTTGGTTTTTGGAGATGAGCCAAAACTTTGAAAAGCCAAAAATCTAG